From Juglans regia cultivar Chandler chromosome 6, Walnut 2.0, whole genome shotgun sequence, the proteins below share one genomic window:
- the LOC109021357 gene encoding protein RADIALIS-like 3 — translation MANSGSTWTAKQNKLFENALAMYGKDTGPDRWHNLARAVGGKTVEEVKRHYEVLVEDVRQIETGQVPLPNYKKISTTTAATNKGYNNYMDEEQRLKGLKLQ, via the exons ATGGCAAATTCAGGATCCACTTGGACAGCCAAGCAAAACAAACTGTTCGAGAATGCTCTGGCCATGTATGGCAAGGACACCGGCCCAGACCGCTGGCACAATCTAGCCAGGGCAGTTGGGGGCAAAACCGTGGAGGAAGTGAAGAGGCATTACGAGGTTCTTGTCGAAGATGTCAGGCAGATTGAGACTGGCCAGGTCCCCCTCCCCAATTACAAAAAGatcagtactactactgcaGCAACCAACAAAGGTTACAATAATTACATGGATGAAGAACAAAG GCTGAAGGGTCTGAAGCTCCAATGA